A genomic stretch from Halobellus sp. LT62 includes:
- a CDS encoding ABC transporter ATP-binding protein, whose protein sequence is MSNSTQAAVESDAEQRIETGDDDGERRADTESLPGPSTVDADADVVLELDGLGKSYGSELVVQDLSLSVREGEILTLLGPSGCGKTTTLRLVAGLERPDTGAVRLNGTSVSGSTFVPPEERGVGVVFQEFALFPHLTARENVAFGLKDRPDDEVGERVDELLELVDLDDQGESYPDQLSGGQQQRVALARSLAPEPEILLLDEPFSNLDVDLRVEMREEVRRIIKETGVTAVSVTHDQEEALSISDRVAVMNDGQIEQIGEPEGVFQHPESRFVAAFLGYASFVPGYVSGDVVETDLGTVPREQIHGLAPEYDHTRIDLLVRPDDVSVRSLDCEGVESSCGRVVARRYLGPTFLYEVELETGESIQCMHNHDEDVPNAGPVDLELDADHELAWFPREQRPEDDSRYGD, encoded by the coding sequence ATGTCAAATAGCACACAGGCTGCGGTGGAGTCGGACGCGGAGCAACGGATCGAAACCGGCGACGACGACGGCGAACGACGAGCGGACACGGAGTCGCTCCCCGGCCCGTCGACTGTCGACGCCGACGCCGACGTCGTGCTCGAACTGGACGGGCTCGGCAAGTCCTACGGCTCCGAACTGGTCGTGCAGGACCTCTCGCTTTCGGTCCGCGAGGGCGAGATTCTGACCCTGTTGGGGCCCTCGGGCTGCGGGAAGACGACGACGCTGCGGCTCGTCGCGGGGCTCGAACGCCCGGACACCGGCGCGGTGCGGCTGAACGGGACGTCGGTGTCGGGGTCGACGTTCGTGCCGCCGGAGGAGCGCGGCGTCGGCGTCGTCTTCCAAGAGTTCGCGCTCTTTCCCCACCTCACGGCGCGCGAGAACGTCGCCTTCGGGCTGAAAGACCGTCCCGACGACGAGGTCGGCGAGCGCGTCGACGAACTCCTCGAACTGGTCGACCTCGACGATCAGGGCGAGAGCTACCCGGATCAACTCTCCGGCGGTCAACAGCAACGCGTCGCCCTCGCGCGCTCACTCGCGCCCGAACCCGAGATCCTCTTGCTCGACGAGCCGTTCTCGAACCTCGACGTCGACCTCCGCGTGGAGATGCGCGAGGAGGTCCGACGGATCATCAAGGAGACCGGCGTGACGGCCGTCTCCGTGACGCACGACCAAGAGGAGGCGCTGTCGATCTCCGACCGCGTCGCCGTGATGAACGACGGCCAGATCGAGCAGATCGGCGAGCCCGAGGGCGTCTTCCAGCACCCCGAATCCCGGTTCGTCGCCGCCTTCTTAGGATACGCCAGCTTCGTCCCCGGCTACGTCTCCGGCGACGTCGTCGAGACCGATCTCGGGACGGTCCCGCGCGAGCAGATCCACGGGCTCGCCCCGGAGTACGATCACACGCGAATCGACCTGCTCGTCCGCCCGGACGACGTGAGCGTCCGGTCGCTCGACTGCGAGGGCGTCGAATCCAGTTGCGGGCGCGTCGTCGCCCGGCGGTATCTGGGTCCGACGTTCCTCTACGAGGTCGAATTGGAAACTGGGGAGTCGATCCAGTGCATGCACAACCACGACGAGGACGTCCCCAATGCCGGCCCGGTCGATCTCGAACTGGACGCGGACCACGAGCTCGCGTGGTTCCCGCGGGAGCAGCGCCCCGAAGACGACTCCCGCTACGGCGACTGA
- a CDS encoding glycosyltransferase family 39 protein, with product MRSLLRRVGVAACERPERVLAAFLTLAVGVLVYELAIDLFAYHSVNDDEGVYLYQAAMLLEGKLFLRPGAIPWDAVRPWFFVVDEVGGDVRMYGKYSPVAPAVFAVGRLLGDWNIALGLVAAGTAAGVYLLGSAAFDRRVGLLSIPLLAGSPLFLLTSSTFLSYAPTTALNVAFAVAYVRAARTGSRRWGAGAGVAIGIAFFARPYTAVLFALPFIAHTLVSLGVSWRRSGWSPRLGDWQVRDRTVFARSLAIAIPGAAFVGLTLAYNAVVTGDVLTFPYAAFAPNDGIGFGTREILNYEREYTPELAADVTARVTEDFFTEWVAAGTIGTALAAVGVLAAVWRERDRFLPAGLLDDDAESRPRFDPASGMSESEVAVVLFAVLPAVFLGEAYFWGTHNGLRNGLIDLLGPFYHFDALVPVAVFGAAGVAFVCRGAVSLLSERGRKLGVGLSRRRARLLVLVGLIVTAPVVASAERAVLDDPFAANERRTESLEATYEPFEGRDFDDALVFTPDPYGDWQAHPFQYLRYGSGYDGDVVYATDGSPERDLDVLAAMNRTPYRFTYRGDWTGAYNPVNPEIQRLRVFDEPVSATTAVGVPASAESVSVRVETPEGYARYSVPDAARSNETARSSGTDRSNETVTVEWTIGPDAARVENLRYEGGSRWRSVPLADDGAEVDLVVTFVGVGGSSVTYRQEVTVDNGEEGVRVVWPPETRVCRLTTECGYEGTWVGPDGDYVDGVSVEMDARAAS from the coding sequence ATGCGGTCGCTCCTTCGACGCGTCGGCGTCGCCGCGTGTGAACGTCCCGAGCGCGTTCTCGCGGCGTTTCTCACGCTCGCCGTCGGCGTGCTCGTCTACGAGCTGGCGATCGATCTCTTCGCCTACCACTCCGTCAACGACGACGAGGGCGTCTACCTCTATCAGGCCGCGATGCTCTTAGAGGGGAAGCTCTTCCTCCGGCCGGGGGCGATTCCGTGGGACGCCGTCAGGCCGTGGTTCTTCGTCGTCGACGAGGTCGGCGGCGACGTTCGGATGTACGGGAAGTACTCCCCGGTCGCGCCGGCGGTCTTCGCCGTCGGCCGGCTGCTCGGCGACTGGAACATCGCGCTGGGACTCGTCGCCGCCGGGACCGCGGCGGGCGTCTACCTCCTCGGATCGGCCGCGTTCGATCGCCGGGTCGGTCTGCTTTCGATTCCCCTCCTCGCCGGGTCGCCGCTGTTCCTCCTCACGTCGTCGACGTTCCTCTCGTACGCGCCGACGACGGCCCTGAACGTCGCGTTCGCGGTCGCGTACGTTCGGGCCGCGCGGACGGGCAGTCGGCGGTGGGGCGCGGGCGCGGGCGTCGCCATCGGGATCGCCTTCTTCGCCCGTCCGTACACGGCGGTCCTGTTCGCACTTCCGTTTATCGCACACACGCTCGTTTCGCTCGGCGTCTCGTGGCGGCGATCGGGCTGGAGCCCGCGGCTCGGTGACTGGCAGGTGCGCGATCGGACCGTGTTCGCGAGATCGCTGGCGATCGCGATTCCCGGCGCGGCGTTCGTCGGCCTGACGCTCGCGTACAACGCGGTCGTGACGGGGGACGTGCTGACGTTCCCATACGCCGCTTTCGCGCCGAACGACGGCATCGGGTTCGGGACGCGAGAGATCCTCAACTACGAGCGCGAGTACACGCCCGAACTCGCCGCCGACGTGACGGCGAGGGTGACCGAGGACTTCTTCACCGAGTGGGTCGCCGCCGGGACGATCGGAACCGCCCTCGCGGCGGTCGGCGTCCTCGCGGCGGTCTGGCGCGAGCGAGATCGGTTCCTTCCGGCGGGCCTCCTCGACGACGACGCCGAATCGCGACCCCGATTCGACCCCGCGAGCGGGATGTCTGAGAGCGAGGTCGCTGTCGTCCTCTTCGCGGTGCTCCCGGCGGTGTTCCTCGGTGAGGCGTACTTCTGGGGAACGCACAACGGTCTCAGAAACGGCCTCATCGACCTCTTGGGGCCGTTTTACCACTTCGACGCGCTCGTTCCGGTCGCGGTGTTCGGGGCGGCCGGGGTCGCCTTCGTCTGCCGCGGGGCGGTCTCGCTGCTCAGCGAACGGGGACGAAAGCTCGGCGTGGGACTCTCTCGACGACGCGCGCGACTCCTCGTCCTCGTCGGGCTGATCGTCACCGCGCCGGTCGTCGCCTCCGCGGAGCGAGCGGTTCTCGACGACCCGTTCGCGGCCAACGAGCGGCGGACGGAGAGTCTGGAAGCGACCTACGAGCCCTTCGAGGGGCGCGACTTCGACGACGCGCTCGTGTTCACCCCCGACCCGTACGGCGACTGGCAGGCCCACCCGTTCCAGTATCTCCGGTACGGCTCCGGCTACGACGGCGACGTGGTGTACGCCACCGACGGGAGCCCCGAGCGCGATCTGGACGTGTTGGCGGCGATGAACCGGACGCCGTATCGGTTCACCTACCGCGGCGATTGGACGGGCGCGTACAACCCCGTGAACCCGGAGATCCAGCGCCTCCGCGTCTTCGACGAACCGGTCAGCGCGACGACGGCGGTCGGCGTCCCCGCGTCCGCCGAGAGCGTGAGCGTGAGAGTCGAAACGCCGGAGGGGTACGCCCGCTACTCGGTTCCCGACGCGGCGCGCTCGAACGAGACGGCGCGGTCGAGCGGAACCGACCGCTCGAACGAGACCGTGACCGTGGAGTGGACGATCGGTCCCGACGCGGCACGAGTCGAAAACCTCAGATACGAGGGCGGGTCGCGCTGGCGGAGCGTCCCGCTCGCCGACGACGGCGCGGAGGTCGATCTGGTGGTGACGTTCGTCGGGGTCGGCGGGTCGAGCGTCACCTACCGACAGGAGGTAACCGTCGACAACGGTGAGGAGGGCGTTCGCGTCGTCTGGCCGCCGGAGACGCGCGTCTGTCGGCTCACGACCGAATGCGGCTACGAGGGCACGTGGGTCGGTCCCGATGGCGATTACGTCGACGGTGTTTCCGTGGAGATGGACGCTCGCGCCGCGTCGTAA
- a CDS encoding glycoside hydrolase family 15 protein, producing MRLRTVLNEYKRDRDGRFPGEVPTTDGAFSGHGDRLVHVDGHGSLRDYSSALSGLYGIDRSRFAIEADGETRWFDDLEQVRQHYYRETSLVETEYNAGSYTVHQYDLTLGRAHVTHVELRGAIPTDAHLTAFLTLAPEGRETQVGRLIHEDGGPNGTQAVEVFHRSEHDYVTASTGLDDVRGQIPERFEEMLSSDAFEFPREAVLERYEDTHLSGDIVVSAPLEREDRGVRTTIVTQLSDHGEVEREEALSDLRHCALKHTSADDIRAAARSRAEVSVPETAPREESVRSDLRALSLLTAPSGAHIAGPEFDPFYTHSGGYGYTWFRDESECARHLLHADDQLGLGATDRLERIGAFFCDTQLDDGSWPHRVWAIDGSLAPGWANARVENADGPEHQSDQTASAVTYLATLLRERRSSLDASQKKRFRRAVSDGIDALDDELEADGLPRPCQNAWENMIGRFVHTAATFLQAYATVAETPVGEELRDHAAERARTVFESLDRFWDDDYEVYALRLQDGGLDSRLDSGSFALVEAFAAYDEVDRFDGLTPEAVSRLETHVETALADLYRESDDGDVAGLIRFEGDYWRSAEQDNEKVWSVATAWGANAAVELASMLEVHGEPESAAAFLERATELYDLLGRDGPFCSGAGYLAEQVFDDGTPDSATPLAWSHAMRIRLTGALAEHDALPEPKPAPSGPASRPRWTTGEKYGVGTVADHTSEDPSRVWFTLTEGSLTEVRFPRVDLMNLRTLDFLVVDASDEATYTARTHNETRRDDDNDTIDRRAEIVDDDALLFRHEIAETGDGRGHEWTLTAEYVTDPEHDALVVDVSFEARDDNEYELYAVADTSLTNTGSTDRGLRLGGAAGYHLVARDASAYDHEGDVEPLLIDEDGTEYSVAAAMAAAERFEWATVGVAGSAYLSELFTDGSSPTPIDSVDDESVVLVGRIGSGTQHSERLAVGFAENADTAAALGEAAGALSRGFETVKRGYVDSWDDFLADKEPPESVVADEALAKQYKTCLMCLRAVEDKTFLGAGIASPSVPWGEAVTAEEAKGYGYNFVWSRDLYQVFTVFEAVDDLETARLALEYIYRYQQDNRGFIPQNTYLNGRTRWGGEQMDNISFPQVMAWTLRQRGVDFSEAEYDYVNVKRSADYVARNGPPTAQERWEEEAGYSPSSIAAEIAGLACAADLASEEGHEADALIWQALADDWTDRVEEWTATETGTERHTHTPYYVRITRDGEPDAGHLRTLANNGPTLDEREIIDAGFLELTRLGIKPTDDEVIRNSVTEVDETLRVDTPHGPAFYRYNGDGYGERQRDDEGAPWSIEAKGKGRLWPIFTGERGEYELLNGTEEGLLAPQNLLETMAGFANSGRMLSEQVWDREHSTEYNWAFGEGTGAATPLAWSMAQFVRLAHGIDKGQPVEMPAVLRERYVERERPDGPRLQVSTRFMGDELIVAGRTDAAVVAVKTPSETAYVTPSEGSFEASLAIEHGENQITVAAATDEELRAAGTSVTRFTL from the coding sequence ATGAGACTTCGGACCGTGCTGAACGAGTACAAGCGCGACCGCGACGGTCGATTTCCGGGCGAGGTGCCCACGACCGACGGCGCGTTCTCCGGGCACGGCGACCGCCTCGTTCACGTGGACGGACACGGCTCACTGCGGGATTACTCCTCGGCCCTCTCCGGGCTGTACGGCATCGATCGGTCCCGGTTCGCCATCGAGGCTGACGGCGAGACGCGGTGGTTCGACGACCTCGAACAGGTGCGACAGCACTACTACCGGGAGACGAGCCTCGTCGAGACCGAGTACAACGCGGGATCGTACACCGTCCACCAGTACGACCTGACGCTCGGTCGAGCGCACGTCACGCACGTCGAACTCCGCGGTGCGATCCCCACCGACGCGCACCTGACCGCCTTTCTGACGCTCGCGCCCGAAGGACGGGAGACCCAGGTCGGGCGGCTGATCCACGAGGACGGCGGCCCGAACGGGACGCAGGCCGTCGAGGTGTTCCACCGGAGCGAACACGACTACGTCACGGCCTCGACCGGCCTCGACGACGTCCGCGGGCAGATCCCCGAGCGGTTCGAGGAAATGCTCTCTTCGGACGCGTTCGAGTTCCCACGCGAGGCCGTGCTCGAACGGTACGAGGACACCCACCTCAGCGGCGACATCGTCGTCTCGGCCCCGCTCGAACGCGAAGACCGCGGTGTCCGGACGACGATCGTGACGCAGCTGTCGGATCACGGGGAGGTCGAACGCGAGGAGGCGCTCTCTGACCTGCGGCACTGCGCGCTGAAACACACGAGCGCCGACGACATTCGCGCCGCCGCACGGTCGCGAGCGGAGGTTTCGGTCCCCGAGACGGCACCACGAGAGGAGTCGGTCCGCTCCGATCTGCGGGCGCTATCGCTCTTGACTGCCCCGTCGGGCGCGCACATCGCGGGCCCGGAGTTCGATCCGTTCTACACGCATTCGGGCGGATACGGCTACACGTGGTTCCGCGACGAGTCGGAGTGCGCGCGCCATCTGCTGCACGCCGACGATCAGCTCGGTTTGGGGGCGACGGATCGGCTCGAACGGATCGGCGCGTTCTTCTGTGACACCCAGCTCGACGACGGGTCGTGGCCGCACCGGGTGTGGGCGATCGACGGGTCGCTCGCCCCGGGCTGGGCGAACGCGCGCGTCGAGAACGCCGACGGGCCCGAGCACCAGTCGGATCAGACCGCGAGCGCCGTCACGTACCTCGCGACGCTCCTGCGCGAGCGCCGGTCGTCGCTCGACGCGAGCCAGAAGAAGCGGTTCAGGCGAGCCGTCAGCGACGGGATCGACGCGCTCGACGACGAACTGGAGGCCGACGGCCTCCCGAGACCGTGTCAGAACGCGTGGGAGAATATGATCGGTCGGTTCGTCCACACCGCCGCGACCTTCCTCCAAGCGTACGCGACGGTCGCCGAAACGCCGGTCGGCGAGGAACTTCGAGATCACGCCGCCGAGCGGGCACGGACCGTCTTCGAGTCGCTCGATCGGTTCTGGGATGACGACTACGAGGTGTACGCGCTCCGGCTACAGGACGGCGGACTCGACTCCCGCTTGGATTCGGGCTCGTTCGCTCTCGTCGAGGCGTTCGCGGCCTACGACGAGGTCGATCGGTTCGACGGGCTCACGCCCGAAGCCGTCTCCCGGCTCGAAACGCACGTCGAAACCGCGCTCGCGGACCTCTATCGGGAGTCCGACGACGGCGACGTCGCCGGGCTCATCCGTTTCGAGGGCGATTACTGGCGGAGTGCAGAGCAGGACAACGAGAAGGTGTGGTCGGTGGCGACGGCGTGGGGCGCGAACGCGGCCGTCGAGCTCGCATCGATGTTGGAGGTTCACGGAGAGCCCGAGTCGGCAGCGGCGTTTTTGGAGCGCGCCACCGAGCTGTACGATCTCCTCGGCCGCGACGGACCGTTCTGTTCCGGTGCGGGCTACCTCGCAGAACAGGTGTTCGACGACGGGACGCCCGACAGCGCCACGCCGCTGGCGTGGTCGCACGCGATGCGGATCAGGCTGACGGGTGCGCTGGCCGAACACGACGCGTTGCCGGAGCCGAAACCCGCGCCGTCGGGTCCGGCGAGTCGGCCGCGCTGGACGACCGGCGAGAAGTACGGCGTCGGAACGGTCGCCGATCACACCAGCGAGGACCCCTCCCGCGTCTGGTTCACGCTCACCGAGGGATCGCTGACGGAGGTCAGGTTCCCGCGGGTCGATCTGATGAACCTCCGGACGCTGGATTTCCTTGTCGTCGACGCCAGCGACGAGGCGACGTACACGGCCCGTACGCACAACGAGACGCGTCGCGACGACGATAACGACACGATCGACAGACGGGCGGAGATCGTCGACGACGACGCGCTGTTGTTCCGCCACGAGATCGCCGAAACCGGCGACGGCCGGGGCCACGAGTGGACGCTCACGGCCGAGTACGTGACCGATCCCGAGCACGACGCACTGGTCGTCGACGTCTCGTTCGAGGCGCGCGACGACAACGAGTACGAACTGTACGCCGTCGCGGACACGTCGCTCACGAACACCGGATCGACCGATCGGGGTCTCAGACTGGGCGGGGCGGCGGGCTATCACCTCGTCGCGCGCGACGCCAGCGCGTACGATCACGAGGGCGACGTCGAACCGCTGCTCATCGACGAGGACGGGACTGAATACAGCGTCGCGGCCGCGATGGCGGCCGCCGAGCGCTTCGAGTGGGCGACCGTCGGCGTCGCGGGGTCGGCGTACCTCTCGGAGCTGTTCACGGACGGCTCGTCGCCCACGCCGATCGACAGCGTCGACGACGAGAGCGTCGTCCTCGTCGGGCGAATCGGGAGCGGAACGCAGCACAGCGAACGGCTCGCGGTCGGGTTCGCGGAGAACGCCGACACGGCTGCGGCGCTCGGTGAGGCCGCGGGCGCGCTGAGCCGCGGTTTCGAGACGGTCAAGCGCGGCTACGTCGACTCGTGGGACGACTTCCTCGCGGACAAGGAACCTCCCGAGTCCGTCGTCGCCGACGAGGCGCTCGCGAAGCAGTACAAGACGTGTCTGATGTGTCTTCGCGCGGTCGAGGACAAGACGTTCTTGGGCGCGGGGATCGCCTCGCCGTCGGTGCCGTGGGGCGAGGCCGTCACCGCCGAGGAGGCGAAGGGCTACGGCTACAACTTCGTCTGGTCGCGCGACCTCTATCAGGTGTTCACGGTCTTCGAGGCGGTCGACGACCTCGAAACGGCGCGGCTCGCGCTGGAGTACATCTACCGCTACCAGCAGGACAACCGCGGGTTCATCCCCCAGAACACCTACTTGAACGGCCGGACGCGATGGGGCGGCGAGCAGATGGACAACATCTCGTTCCCGCAGGTGATGGCGTGGACGCTCCGACAGCGCGGTGTCGACTTCTCGGAGGCCGAGTACGACTACGTCAACGTCAAGCGCTCGGCGGACTACGTCGCGCGCAACGGGCCGCCGACGGCCCAAGAGCGCTGGGAGGAAGAGGCGGGTTACTCTCCGTCGTCGATCGCGGCTGAGATCGCCGGACTCGCCTGTGCCGCGGATCTCGCCTCCGAGGAGGGCCACGAGGCCGACGCGCTCATCTGGCAGGCGCTCGCCGACGACTGGACCGATCGCGTCGAGGAGTGGACGGCGACGGAGACGGGCACGGAGCGACACACGCACACGCCGTACTACGTTCGGATCACCCGCGACGGCGAGCCCGACGCCGGACACCTGCGGACGCTGGCGAACAACGGGCCGACGCTCGACGAGCGGGAGATCATCGACGCCGGGTTCCTCGAACTCACCCGCTTGGGAATTAAGCCCACAGACGACGAGGTGATCCGGAACTCGGTCACGGAGGTCGACGAGACCCTCCGAGTCGACACTCCGCACGGGCCCGCGTTCTACCGCTACAACGGCGACGGCTACGGCGAGCGCCAGCGCGACGACGAGGGCGCGCCGTGGTCGATCGAGGCCAAAGGCAAGGGTCGACTCTGGCCGATCTTCACCGGCGAGCGCGGCGAGTACGAACTGCTCAACGGGACCGAAGAGGGACTGCTCGCGCCGCAGAATCTCTTGGAGACGATGGCCGGGTTCGCTAACTCCGGGCGGATGCTCTCCGAGCAGGTCTGGGACCGCGAGCACAGCACGGAGTACAACTGGGCGTTCGGCGAGGGAACCGGCGCAGCGACGCCGCTGGCGTGGTCGATGGCGCAGTTCGTTCGGCTCGCTCACGGCATCGACAAGGGCCAGCCGGTCGAAATGCCCGCTGTCCTCCGCGAGCGCTACGTCGAACGCGAGCGCCCCGACGGACCGCGACTGCAGGTCAGTACGCGGTTTATGGGCGACGAACTGATCGTGGCTGGGCGGACCGACGCCGCGGTCGTCGCCGTCAAGACGCCTTCGGAGACGGCGTACGTCACGCCCAGCGAGGGCTCGTTCGAGGCGTCGCTGGCGATCGAACACGGCGAGAACCAGATCACTGTCGCCGCCGCGACCGACGAGGAGCTCCGGGCCGCCGGGACGAGCGTGACCCGATTCACGCTGTGA
- the malA gene encoding alpha-amylase MalA, with translation MDHPGPPRFVAVGDAVQLAPRDPDPAATYAWRVRSAPASSAIELPDDEPVVEFVPDAPGTYELELDAPDRTHTLTIRAFPGDLAPAGIRGGRSGASGLSGHQSGPAPPTGESGGVSGSGSGTHARSTGGGRPRLQLHGSVEGDELVVRADPRLHPDSDADRDDVVVEFLLDDRDDVDDRQIASEGWILRIPTAAVENRVRVHAVAIADAYSVPDTIEFSREAVPDGGNSGGTVTVTDETHPDGGALEESGFEVVRPNDPPEWARDVTLYEIYVRGFDSDEGRESDGSASDAADSVFARIETRLDYLDDLGVDCLWLTPVLENDHAPHGYNITDFFSIAEDLGDREDYERFVEAAHDRGMAVLFDLVLNHSARDHPFFRDAYRNPDSEYYDWYDWREDGEPETYFDWEYIANWNFENLSVRRHLLDAVDEWFEVADGFRCDMAWAVPDTFWKELRERVKSRDPDFLLLDETIPYIADFHDGMFDVHFDTTLYFTLRQVGRGDAPADAILDAVEQRAAVGFPPHAAFMLYLENHDETRYVVECGDDATMAAAGALVTLPGVPMLYGGQELGQRGRRDALAWEDAREDFHAHYARLLELRSEIDALGSDGSIDRIDYDAQPSSDTASGSEDAGDRVVAFRRARDGDAYVCVLNFGESPVTVSLSEVDVDPTDLVSGEALATAEGLEVDDVAVFRAT, from the coding sequence ATGGACCATCCAGGACCGCCCCGATTCGTCGCGGTGGGGGACGCCGTCCAACTCGCCCCCCGTGACCCGGACCCGGCGGCGACGTACGCGTGGCGCGTGCGGAGCGCCCCCGCGAGCAGCGCGATCGAACTCCCCGACGACGAGCCGGTCGTCGAGTTCGTCCCGGACGCGCCGGGGACCTACGAACTCGAACTCGACGCACCCGACCGAACGCACACGCTCACGATCCGGGCGTTTCCGGGCGACCTCGCTCCCGCGGGGATTCGAGGGGGGAGGAGCGGCGCGAGCGGGCTGAGCGGCCACCAGAGCGGACCCGCTCCGCCGACCGGCGAGAGCGGCGGCGTCTCCGGGTCGGGCTCGGGTACGCACGCGCGCTCGACCGGCGGCGGTCGCCCGCGACTCCAACTCCACGGTTCCGTCGAGGGCGACGAACTCGTCGTCCGCGCCGACCCGCGACTGCATCCGGACAGCGACGCCGACCGCGACGACGTCGTCGTCGAGTTCCTGCTGGACGACCGCGACGACGTCGACGATCGGCAGATCGCGAGCGAGGGATGGATACTGCGGATTCCGACGGCCGCGGTCGAGAACCGCGTGCGGGTCCACGCGGTCGCCATCGCTGACGCCTACAGCGTTCCGGACACGATCGAATTCTCGAGAGAGGCCGTTCCGGACGGGGGAAACTCGGGAGGAACGGTTACGGTCACTGACGAGACCCACCCGGACGGCGGCGCACTCGAGGAATCCGGGTTCGAGGTCGTCCGACCCAACGACCCGCCGGAGTGGGCGCGAGACGTCACGCTGTATGAGATCTACGTGCGCGGATTCGACAGCGACGAGGGAAGGGAGTCTGACGGGTCGGCATCGGACGCGGCGGACTCCGTCTTCGCCCGGATCGAAACGCGTCTCGACTACTTGGACGACCTCGGCGTCGACTGCCTGTGGTTGACGCCCGTACTCGAAAACGACCACGCGCCGCACGGCTACAACATAACCGACTTTTTCTCGATCGCCGAGGACCTCGGCGACCGCGAGGACTACGAGCGGTTCGTCGAGGCCGCACACGACCGCGGGATGGCGGTCCTCTTCGACCTCGTGTTGAACCACTCCGCGCGCGATCACCCGTTCTTTCGGGACGCCTACCGCAACCCCGACTCCGAGTACTACGACTGGTACGACTGGCGGGAGGACGGCGAGCCCGAGACGTACTTCGACTGGGAGTACATCGCCAACTGGAACTTCGAGAACCTCTCGGTTCGCCGGCACCTCCTCGACGCCGTCGACGAGTGGTTCGAGGTCGCCGACGGCTTCCGATGCGATATGGCGTGGGCCGTCCCCGACACGTTCTGGAAGGAACTCAGAGAGCGGGTGAAGTCCCGAGACCCCGACTTTCTGCTCCTCGACGAAACGATCCCGTATATCGCCGACTTCCACGACGGGATGTTCGACGTCCACTTCGACACCACGCTGTACTTCACGCTGCGGCAGGTCGGCCGCGGCGACGCCCCAGCCGACGCGATCCTCGACGCGGTCGAACAACGCGCGGCGGTCGGGTTCCCGCCGCACGCGGCGTTTATGCTCTACCTCGAAAACCACGACGAGACGCGCTACGTCGTCGAGTGCGGGGACGACGCGACGATGGCCGCCGCGGGCGCGCTCGTGACGCTTCCCGGGGTTCCGATGCTCTACGGCGGCCAGGAACTCGGCCAGCGCGGCCGCCGCGACGCCCTCGCGTGGGAGGACGCCCGCGAGGACTTCCACGCGCACTACGCGCGGCTCCTCGAACTCCGCTCGGAGATCGACGCGCTCGGGTCGGACGGCTCGATCGATCGGATCGACTACGATGCGCAACCCAGTTCCGACACAGCGTCCGGCTCCGAGGATGCGGGCGACCGGGTCGTCGCCTTCCGACGCGCTCGCGACGGCGACGCCTACGTCTGCGTCCTCAACTTCGGCGAGTCGCCCGTGACGGTATCGCTCTCAGAAGTCGACGTCGATCCCACCGACCTCGTCTCTGGGGAAGCGCTCGCCACGGCCGAGGGGCTCGAAGTCGACGACGTCGCCGTGTTCCGTGCAACCTGA